One Cohnella candidum genomic region harbors:
- a CDS encoding metallophosphoesterase, protein MKGRMVFGISFFLLVYLLINAYIGWQGWLFAVELAPSLPAALYWIVFGIIAFAYLIGRIPLPNPLKPAARMLKVIGSYYFAVMEYALLLLLVADLAGWLLRLTGAKPDHYPLIAGWIVIGIIALILVWGSRNAWSPVIRSYPVQVDKQVKGMTRLRIVVASDIHLGNIVGKRHLRRLVSRVNALQPDLILLPGDVIDDSIEPFVRNRLSDILQLLKAKFGVYAVLGNHEYYGGHVEEYVSRMKEIGIPVLRDEVVEAVDGSVIVAGRKDHTAESMEPGGRLSVAELLEGIDRGKPIILMDHQPRQFGLAADAGVDLLLCGHTHRGQFAPNHLVTKRLFELDWGYMRKAAMHVAVSSGFGSWGPPIRIASRSEILQIDMTFQA, encoded by the coding sequence ATGAAGGGACGCATGGTGTTCGGTATTTCGTTTTTCTTGTTGGTCTATTTGCTGATTAACGCATACATCGGTTGGCAAGGATGGCTGTTCGCGGTCGAACTCGCGCCTTCGTTGCCGGCTGCGCTCTACTGGATCGTCTTCGGGATCATTGCCTTCGCCTATCTGATCGGCAGAATCCCGCTTCCGAATCCCTTGAAGCCGGCCGCCCGAATGCTGAAGGTGATCGGTTCCTACTATTTCGCGGTGATGGAATACGCTTTGCTGCTGCTCCTTGTCGCGGATCTGGCCGGCTGGTTACTGCGGCTCACCGGTGCGAAGCCCGACCATTATCCGCTAATCGCGGGATGGATCGTCATCGGCATCATCGCGCTGATCCTCGTTTGGGGCTCCCGGAACGCCTGGAGCCCGGTCATCCGGTCTTACCCGGTACAAGTGGACAAACAGGTTAAGGGCATGACGCGTCTTCGAATCGTCGTGGCGTCGGACATCCATCTCGGCAACATCGTCGGGAAGCGGCACTTGCGCAGGCTGGTCAGCCGGGTCAACGCGTTGCAGCCGGACTTGATCCTCCTGCCGGGAGACGTGATCGACGACAGCATCGAGCCTTTCGTTCGAAATCGGTTGAGCGATATCCTGCAGCTGTTAAAAGCCAAGTTCGGCGTCTATGCCGTGCTCGGCAACCACGAGTACTACGGCGGGCATGTCGAGGAGTACGTCAGCCGCATGAAGGAGATCGGCATTCCCGTCCTGAGGGACGAAGTGGTGGAGGCGGTGGACGGCTCCGTTATCGTGGCGGGGCGGAAGGACCACACGGCGGAGTCGATGGAGCCCGGCGGAAGGCTCAGCGTGGCCGAGCTGCTGGAGGGGATCGACCGCGGCAAGCCGATCATTCTGATGGATCACCAGCCGAGGCAATTCGGCTTGGCGGCGGATGCGGGAGTGGATCTGCTGCTCTGCGGGCATACGCACAGGGGGCAGTTCGCGCCCAACCATCTCGTCACGAAGCGGTTGTTCGAGCTCGATTGGGGCTATATGAGGAAAGCGGCGATGCACGTCGCCGTCTCCTCGGGCTTCGGGTCTTGGGGGCCGCCGATCCGGATCGCAAGCCGTTCCGAGATTTTGCAGATCGACATGACGTTCCAAGCTTGA
- a CDS encoding RNA polymerase sigma factor, translating into MSVTSIYESLVEPHLDDLRKYCFFLTKSKWDGEDLCQEAILKSMVYFRNKEAYQDVKPFLIRVARNLWIDGCRSLQRQRRLPLKGLASCWYDANYAEVRSLIEWVGERLPARNIEMLLLSDYFGYTMQEIAETMHSTVPAVKSVLFRTRSMLREQDAESLRRTDGAKVIPLDVESWSKAIMRDLPPCL; encoded by the coding sequence GTGAGCGTGACTTCAATTTATGAATCGTTGGTGGAACCTCACCTGGACGATTTGCGGAAATATTGCTTCTTCCTCACCAAATCCAAGTGGGACGGGGAGGATCTTTGCCAGGAAGCGATCTTGAAATCGATGGTTTATTTTCGGAACAAGGAAGCGTACCAAGACGTGAAGCCTTTCCTGATCCGCGTGGCGAGGAACCTGTGGATCGACGGGTGCCGTTCCCTTCAGAGGCAGCGGAGACTGCCTTTGAAGGGTTTGGCTTCCTGCTGGTACGACGCCAATTACGCGGAAGTGCGCAGCTTGATCGAGTGGGTCGGCGAACGATTGCCCGCAAGGAACATCGAAATGCTGCTGCTGTCCGATTATTTCGGCTACACGATGCAGGAAATCGCCGAAACGATGCATTCGACGGTTCCGGCCGTGAAGTCCGTGCTATTCCGCACGCGAAGCATGCTGCGGGAACAGGACGCGGAATCGCTTCGCCGGACGGATGGCGCCAAAGTCATCCCGCTCGACGTCGAAAGCTGGTCCAAGGCGATTATGCGCGACCTCCCGCCTTGTCTGTGA
- a CDS encoding ABC transporter permease, which produces MNFAQGIKMAFKSIMANKLRSLLTMLGIIIGVTAVIALVSLGQGATKSVTEQVQSLGTNLLTVNILGRGTTSTLTAKEADQLGDISGIQYLAPASTSNASVKNGTESVSVSVVGTNSEYADVREYKVATGRFLSQIDLDFYQKVAVLGSQTASDLFGSGNPIGQYVQINGARYKVVGVLASKGSTTNGSSDEVVMIPESSAERLFKQKGVRTVYVQVQQHDQIDSVVSQLEAALSKKFRGNTDSYRVFNQSDILSTLDSVTGTLTLALGGIAGISLLVGGIGIMNIMLVSVTERTREIGIRKAIGAKRRDILTQFLIESMALSGLGGVLGIGIGIGAARLASTMLKMQVEFSVQIILVAFVFSVLIGVIFGMFPANKAAKLKPIDALRFE; this is translated from the coding sequence ATGAATTTCGCGCAAGGGATCAAAATGGCGTTCAAAAGCATCATGGCGAACAAGCTCAGGTCGCTGCTCACGATGCTCGGCATCATCATCGGGGTCACCGCGGTCATCGCGCTCGTCTCCCTCGGGCAGGGCGCCACGAAGTCGGTCACCGAACAAGTGCAGAGCCTCGGCACGAACCTGCTTACGGTCAACATTCTGGGCCGCGGCACGACCAGTACGCTGACGGCCAAAGAGGCCGACCAATTGGGCGACATCTCGGGCATTCAGTATCTTGCGCCGGCCAGCACGTCCAACGCCTCGGTCAAAAACGGCACGGAAAGCGTCAGCGTCAGCGTCGTCGGCACGAATTCCGAATACGCCGACGTGCGCGAGTACAAGGTCGCGACCGGACGATTCCTGTCCCAGATCGATTTGGACTTCTACCAGAAGGTCGCCGTGCTCGGTTCGCAGACGGCTTCCGACCTGTTCGGCTCCGGCAATCCGATCGGCCAATACGTTCAGATCAACGGGGCCCGGTATAAGGTCGTCGGCGTTCTCGCTTCCAAGGGCAGCACGACGAACGGATCGAGCGACGAGGTCGTCATGATCCCGGAAAGCTCGGCGGAGCGGCTGTTCAAGCAAAAAGGCGTCCGCACGGTTTACGTCCAGGTGCAGCAGCACGACCAAATCGACTCCGTCGTCTCGCAACTGGAAGCCGCGCTGAGCAAGAAGTTCCGGGGCAACACGGACAGCTACCGCGTGTTTAACCAAAGCGACATCTTGTCCACGCTCGACTCGGTTACGGGCACGCTGACGCTCGCTCTTGGCGGAATCGCCGGCATTTCGCTGCTCGTCGGCGGCATCGGCATCATGAACATCATGCTCGTCTCGGTGACGGAACGGACGAGGGAAATCGGCATCCGCAAAGCGATCGGCGCGAAACGTCGCGATATCCTGACCCAGTTCCTGATCGAATCGATGGCGCTTAGCGGACTCGGCGGCGTACTCGGCATCGGCATCGGGATCGGCGCGGCCAGGTTGGCGTCCACGATGCTGAAAATGCAGGTGGAATTCTCGGTCCAAATCATCCTGGTCGCCTTCGTCTTCTCCGTTCTGATCGGCGTCATTTTCGGCATGTTCCCGGCGAACAAAGCCGCGAAGCTGAAGCCGATCGATGCGCTGCGTTTCGAATAA